The DNA region TGCCTTCCCGGCCTTCCCGGCCGTTCGCGGCGGAACGCCGGGGCCGCCGGGCCGCCCGGCCACCGGGCCGCCCGGCCGTCAGTCGTAACCGGCCTCCATGAACCAGGCGCCCCCCTCCACCGTGAGCAGCAGCGCCCGTCCGCCCGCCACCGTGACCTGGAAGCGGGCCCGGCGGCGGGCCCGCGACCGGTCCCACCAGTACTCGACCACCGGCCAGGGCCCGGTCCAGCCGTCCACCGCCAGCCGCCGCCCGCGCACCGCGACGGTGGCCGGCCGGGCCGACACCCCCGCCCGGCCGTCCACCGTCACCGGCCGCCCGTCCGCGTCGAGCACCGTCGCCGGCACCGGAGTGCGGTGCACCACGGACGGCCAGACGTCCCGCAGCCGCCCCGGCCAGGGCGCGTCGGCGGGGGCCGCCGGGTCGTAGGGCTCGCCCCAGGGCACCCGCACCGCCTGTTCGTCCGGGCCGCGTCCGCCGGCCGGTTCGATCCGGCGCAGCCCGGCGTGCCCGAGCACCGCCTGGACCCGGGCCACCGCGCGTTCCACCCGGTCGTCCGCCACCGCCTGCCCCCAGAGGGCGAGTTGGCGACCGCGGTCGGGGGTGAGGTCGTCGGGGACGAGGCGCAGCGCGGTGAATCCCCCGGTGCCGGGGCCGTCGGCGCCCTCCGTCGGGCGGAGGCCGTTCGGGGAGAAGGATCCGTCGTGGGGACGGGTGCCGCCCGGGGGGCGGGTGCCGCGGGGGCCCGCGGCGGGCGCGGCTTCGAAGGTGCCCGCGCTCTGCCAGGCCTGGAGCTGCCAGCGGACCCGTTCGGCGAGCGCCGTCGCCGAGAGCCTGCCCTCGTGCCGCCAGAGCCGCGCCACGGTCCGGCCGTCGGCGCACTCCACCTCGACGGCGACCCGCTGGCAGGTCAGCCCCGCCCCGGCGAGCCGCTGGTGCAGCTGCTCGGCCAGGGTCCGGGCGACGAACACCAGTGGTTCGGCGAGCGGCTCGGGCGGGTCGAAGCGCTGCTCGACCGAGAGGTTCGGCCCGCCCGTACGCGGCGCCAGCGGACGCGGCTGCAGCCCGCGGGCCAGCCGGTGCGCCGTCGTGCCGGCCGGGCCGAAACGGTCCGCCACCGCCTCGGCGGGCAGGGCGGCGAACGTCCCGACCGTGGGCAGGCCCAGCCGGTCCAGCAGTTCCGCCAGCACCTCGTCGCCGAGCGCGGCCACCGGGTAGGGCGCGAGGAACTCCGCCGTCCGCCCGGCCGGCACCAGTACCCCGGCGCGGGCGGCGAGCACGGCGGCGAACAGGCCGTCGGCCACCCCGACCTGCCCGCGCGGGGCGGGAGCCGGAGCAGGCGCGGGGGCGGGCCCGGGAGCGGGCCCGGGGGCCGTGCGGGACTCCGCCGTGCGGGACTCCGCCGGGCGGGACTCCGCCGGGCGGGACTCCGGGTGGGCGGCTTCCCCGGGATGACCGGCCACCGCCGGCCGAGGGCCGGACGGGTGCACGGGCTCCGGGCCCGCGGGGTGGTCCGGGCGTGCGGGCTCCGGGCGCACGGGCTCCGGGCGCACGGGCTCCGACGGGTAGGCGGCCGGACGGGCGAAGCCGCCGCGCGCGCCGTCCCGGGCGGCGGGCGCCGCGTCGAACAGCTCGTCCGACCCGGCGGTCCGGCGGCGGGGCGCGGCCCGGCCGGCGTCCGCCGGGTGCAGCGGAACGACCTCGGCCACCGGGACGTCCTCGGCCCCCGAGGCGGACGTCCGATCGCCGGAACGGGTCCCGGGATGGGCGGCGGGGCGGGCCGCGGGGCGGGCCGCGGCCGTTTCGGCGTCGGCCGGGTGCTCCTGGCGGCCGGGCTCCGCCGGATCGGCGGTCGCCGCCGCCCCGGGTGCGGTCGCCGCCAGGGCGGCCGTCACCGCGCCCTGGACCTTGGCCGCCAGCGCCTCCTCCCCGCCGAAGTACCGGCCCGGCCCCTTCACCGGGATCGCGCATAGCCCCGGGCGCAGCACCTCCACCCGCGGGGTGAACGCCTCCACCGCCGCGACCACCGGCTCGAACCTCCGGGTCTCCGCCTCGGGGTCGCGGTCGCGCAGTTCCAGCGCGGGGCAGAGCCGCTGGGCCAGCTTGAGCCGCTGTCCCTGCCGCACCCCGGCCGCCCGGGCCGCCGCCGAGCACGCCAGCACCCGGCCGCCCTCGACCACGGCCACCGGGGTGCCCCCGTCGCGGCCCGCCGCCGCGCCGCCGCTCCCGTCCGTGTCGCCGCCCGCCGCCGCGCCGGCGTCGCCGGGGCGTTCCACGGCCACCACCGGCCAGTCCGGGCACCAGACCACCAGCACCCGGGGGGTGCCGGTGCCGGCCGCTCCGTCGCCGGACATCTCACACCACCGCCATGCGGTCGAGGCCCGCCCCGGCCCCCGACGCCACGTCCTCCCCCGCCCCGCCCGCCACGGCACCGCCCGCCACGGCACCGCCGGCCGTCTCCTCGACGGCCCGCACCGCGCCGTGGGCGTCCGGCAGCCAGAGCCGGGCGGTGAGCCCGCGCACCGCCGAGCCGCGCCCCTCGGCCGTCACCTCCACCTGCCGTCCGGTGAGCTGCCCGTGCCCGTCCCCCAGCCCGAACCACCGCCCGGACCGCACGCCCAGCCTCAGCCCGGCCCCCGGCCAGGGCCCGGCGACCAGCAGCACGCACCCGCTGCGCCGCAGCACGGCCGCCAGCCGGGCGGCCAGGTTCGGCGGGACCGGGCCGTCCGGGCGCAGCATGATCAGCTCGACCGCCCCGGCCAGCACCGACACCACCTCGGCCCAGTGCGGCCCGGGGTCGTCCGCCACCAGGAGTCTCCGCAGGTCCAGCCCGTACCCGGCGGCGGCGGCCAGCCCGAGGTCCGGCAGGCCGACCGCCGCCGCCCATCCGCCGTCCGTCTCCCGCGCCCCGGCGGCCAGCGCCAGCAGCAGCCCGGCGTCCCCGCCCGCCACCGACACCGCCGTCCCGCGCCGCAGCCCGCCCTCCGGCAGCACGCCCCGCAGCGCCGGCACCACCGGCAGCAGCCCCCGCCCGGTGGCGGCCGTGGCCCCGACGCCCTCCCGCGGCACGGCCGCGGGCAGGGGCGCCACCGGCCGGAGCGGCTTCCGCTCGGCGGTGGATTCGAAAACAGATTCGATAAGGGACACACCCCCAGGATCGAACATTCGTTCGCAAAGATTCAAGTCCGATTAACCCGCCCCACCCGTCACGCTCCGTGACACCCGTCCCCGCGAAGGCCGCCCCGCCCGCATGCCGAGGGGTCTCCACCGCCGACGGCACGATCCCGCCGCCGGACGCCGCCCTCACCGTCCGCATCCGGGTGGACGGCGCCGGGGGCGACACCGGCGGCATCCTCCCGGACCACGACGGCACGGCGAGCACCGGCGGCGGTCCGGCGCTCGGGTCGGCCGCGGGAAGGGAGCGGTGACCCACGACGTGCTCACCCCGAAGAGCCGGCCGGCCTCGGCGGTGACGGACCCGGCTTCCCGACGGACGTCGTCCACGGCGTCGACCGCCTCCGGCACCCACAGGACCGTCCGGAGGTCCGGCCCGGGCTTCCGGCGGGGCCGCCGCCGCCGCGGGAGGGCCGAAGTCCGCTGCCGGGAAAAGGTGGTGAACAAAGGCCGCGGGAACACCAGACTTCCCCCATGACGCGAACGGACCACTTCAAGAAGGACCTCCTGATCTACCTTCAGGACGCCCGGGACGCCCTGCTCTGGAAGCTCGAAGGGCTGTCGGAGTACGACGTCCGCCGCCCGCTGACCCCCACCGGGACCAACCTGCTGGGGCTGGTCAAGCACGTCACCGCCGCGGAGGCGCTGTACTTCGGCGAGACCTTCGGGCGGCCGTTCGAGGCGCCGCGCCCCTGGATCACGGGTGACGCCGAGCCGAACTCGGACTTCTGGGCGACCCCGGACGAGAGCCGGGAGCAGATCGTCGAGCTGTACCGCGCGGCCTGCGCCCACGCCGACGGGACGATCGGGTCGCTGGCGCTGGACGCGGTCGGGCGGGTGCCCTGGGGGAACCGGAGCGAGGTGACGCTCCACCACAGCCTGGTCCACATGACCGCCGAGACCCAGCGGCACGCCGGG from Kitasatospora sp. NBC_00458 includes:
- a CDS encoding Y-family DNA polymerase, whose protein sequence is MSGDGAAGTGTPRVLVVWCPDWPVVAVERPGDAGAAAGGDTDGSGGAAAGRDGGTPVAVVEGGRVLACSAAARAAGVRQGQRLKLAQRLCPALELRDRDPEAETRRFEPVVAAVEAFTPRVEVLRPGLCAIPVKGPGRYFGGEEALAAKVQGAVTAALAATAPGAAATADPAEPGRQEHPADAETAAARPAARPAAHPGTRSGDRTSASGAEDVPVAEVVPLHPADAGRAAPRRRTAGSDELFDAAPAARDGARGGFARPAAYPSEPVRPEPVRPEPARPDHPAGPEPVHPSGPRPAVAGHPGEAAHPESRPAESRPAESRTAESRTAPGPAPGPAPAPAPAPAPRGQVGVADGLFAAVLAARAGVLVPAGRTAEFLAPYPVAALGDEVLAELLDRLGLPTVGTFAALPAEAVADRFGPAGTTAHRLARGLQPRPLAPRTGGPNLSVEQRFDPPEPLAEPLVFVARTLAEQLHQRLAGAGLTCQRVAVEVECADGRTVARLWRHEGRLSATALAERVRWQLQAWQSAGTFEAAPAAGPRGTRPPGGTRPHDGSFSPNGLRPTEGADGPGTGGFTALRLVPDDLTPDRGRQLALWGQAVADDRVERAVARVQAVLGHAGLRRIEPAGGRGPDEQAVRVPWGEPYDPAAPADAPWPGRLRDVWPSVVHRTPVPATVLDADGRPVTVDGRAGVSARPATVAVRGRRLAVDGWTGPWPVVEYWWDRSRARRRARFQVTVAGGRALLLTVEGGAWFMEAGYD
- a CDS encoding DinB family protein; protein product: MTRTDHFKKDLLIYLQDARDALLWKLEGLSEYDVRRPLTPTGTNLLGLVKHVTAAEALYFGETFGRPFEAPRPWITGDAEPNSDFWATPDESREQIVELYRAACAHADGTIGSLALDAVGRVPWGNRSEVTLHHSLVHMTAETQRHAGHADVVRELVDGATGQRRESPNTAPGDGAWWAEHRERVERAAREAGRASRAGGGAA